The Xyrauchen texanus isolate HMW12.3.18 chromosome 28, RBS_HiC_50CHRs, whole genome shotgun sequence genome has a segment encoding these proteins:
- the LOC127621660 gene encoding platelet-derived growth factor receptor alpha, whose translation MGVLETHLILGIVLLGVFSDKITHQNLHTDADELKDFSIELRATVEDLKEGDAFNLTCETPPGHAFRQQWLHPQKQAREAIPMKLTFPDKVQYILSIPKASLADSGHYECAVTEQIIGRTKSASLSITVHKSDFVEVISNGIEPVEIVSLLEDKEFTIYIDSDPEPKVSWFKDGLPLDESFISTKTTHLQGLRYENIFVLQHPIEEDSGIYEIVASAGSRSSRFSFKLLVEAVYQVSPLMVLAPVMWPQRESMEVSLHSIFRLTCRGQEELSWQGPIYLHDQTYTQKKGLFISTVTVDNATAAHTGEYTCFYEASNNTDGSTIYIYVPDPKTPFAPSMTAFDNHVLSSHEEMEIPCRVTDPSTSVSLVHIETDQVLPSIYDSKRGFVGLFVAGTYVCKALIGGQEHDSIEYIVHGWTGGSELRVELRAEKRALLVGETITVDCVARGSEMLDDHWKYPGKLANRGVKTVKENKKDLEIFYTLKLSNASAKDSGIYTCSITDIMSNESQTKQLTITVYDHEFVHLNPEFGAMETAMLDEVREFRVDIESFPAPKVTWLKDGSILGDVAAEINTNLLTISETSYQGVLTLIRAKAEDSGNYTIRAEIDDLTTSNSFYLQVKVPPVIVELMDLHHGSAAGQAVVCTAGGFPIPVVEWYICKNIKHCANDSSPWLPLQTNSTDISVELRIIEDNHIESQVVFGHLKSTIAVRCLARNDMGIVSREVKLVSSGPHSELTVAAAVLVLLVIVIISLIVLVIIWKQKPRYEIRWRVIESVSPDGHEYIYVDPMQLPYDSRWEFPRDGLVLGRVLGSGAFGKVVEGTAYGLSRSQPVKKVAVKMLKPTARSSEKQALMSELKIMTHLGPHLNIVNLLGACTKSGPIYIITEYCFYGDLVNYLHKNRDGFLSRYTEKGKKDLDIFGINPADESSRSYVILSFEGKGEYMDMKQADTMQYVPMLEMNEASKYSPIQRSDYDHPPSHRQFNESEVESLLSDDTNEGLTTMDLLSFTYQVARGMEFLASKNCVHRDLAARNVLLSQGKIVKICDFGLARDIMHDNNYVSKGSTFLPVKWMAPESIFDNLYTTLSDVWSYGILLWEIFSLGGTPYPGMVVDSSFYNKIKSGYRMTKPEHASSNVYELMMKCWNSEPEKRPSFLGLSETVASLLPSGYMRSYERVNHDFLKSDHPAVTRVQCIDNDDAYMGVLYKNQGKLKDRESGFDEQRLSSDSGYIIPLPDLDPLSNEDYSKRNRHSSQTSEESAIGTGSSSSMTKREGETLEDVNLLDEMCLDSGDLVEDSFL comes from the exons ATGGGAGTTCTGGAGACACATCTCATTCTTGGGATTGTCTTACTAGGAGTGTTTTCAG aTAAGATTACACATCAGAACTTACACACAGATGCGGATGAACTAAAGGACTTCAGCATTGAGCTAAGAGCCACTGTGGAGGATTTGAAAGAGGGGGATGCGTTCAATCTCACCTGTGAAACTCCACCTGGACATGCTTTCCGCCAACAATGGCTGCATCCCCAAAAACAG GCCAGAGAGGCTATTCCAATGAAATTAACTTTCCCGGACAAGGTTCAGTACATCCTCAGCATCCCAAAAGCCTCTTTGGCAGACTCTGGACACTATGAGTGTGCTGTAACTGAACAAATCATTGGACGTACCAAGTCTGCCAGCCTGAGTATCACAGTCCACA AGAGTGATTTTGTGGAAGTTATATCTAATGGTATTGAGCCAGTGGAGATTGTCTCTCTTCTGGAAGACAAAGAGTTCACCATTTACATTGATTCTGACCCTGAACCTAAGGTCAGTTGGTTCAAAGATGGCCTTCCATTGGATGAAAGTTTTATCTCCACCAAGACCACTCATCTGCAAGGCCTCAG GTATGAGAATATCTTTGTTCTCCAACACCCCATTGAGGAGGACAGCGGCATCTATGAGATTGTTGCATCTGCTGGCTCCAGGAGTTCAAGATTTTCATTTAAACTCTTGGTTGAAG CCGTGTACCAAGTGTCACCACTAATGGTGCTGGCTCCAGTGATGTGGCCCCAGAGGGAGAGCATGGAAGTGTCTCTCCACTCCATTTTCCGACTCACATGTCGGGGTCAGGAAGAGCTCTCCTGGCAGGGCCCCATCTATCTTCATGATCAGACCTACACTCAAAAAAAAGGACTATTCATATCCACTGTGACTGTTGACAATGCAACAGCTGCCCACACTGGAGAGTACACCTGCTTCTACGAGGCCAGTAATAACACTGATGGGAGCACCATCTACATATATGTTCCAG ATCCAAAAACACCGTTTGCACCTTCCATGACTGCCTTTGACAACCATGTGCTGTCAAGTCATGAGGAAATGGAAATCCCATGCCGTGTGACAGACCCCAGCACCAGTGTCTCTCTGGTTCACATTGAGACGGATCAGGTTTTACCCAGCATCTATGACAGCAAGAGAGGTTTTGTTGGCCTCTTCGTTGCTGGGACATACGTCTGCAAAGCCCTCATTGGTGGACAGGAGCACGATAGTATAGAGTACATTGTTCATGGCTGGACAG GAGGCTCTGAGCTGAGAGTTGAGCTACGGGCAGAGAAGAGGGCTCTGTTGGTGGGTGAGACCATCACTGTGGACTGTGTGGCTAGAGGCAGTGAGATGCTGGATGACCACTGGAAGTACCCTGGAAAACTG gcgAATCGAGGCGTAAAGACAGTAAAGGAGAATAAGAAAGATCTGGAGATCTTTTATACTCTCAAATTGTCTAATGCCTCAGCAAAAGACAGTGGTATCTACACCTGCTCCATCACTGACATTATGAGCAATGAGAGCCAAACCAAACAGCTCACTATTACAGTCTATG ATCATGAGTTTGTGCACCTGAATCCAGAGTTTGGTGCAATGGAGACTGCTATGCTCGATGAAGTTCGTGAGTTCAGGGTGGACATAGAGTCTTTCCCCGCCCCAAAAGTTACATGGTTAAAGGACGGTTCCATCCTTGGAGACGTCGCTGCAGAAATAAACACCAATCTTCTGACAATCAGTGAGACCAG TTACCAGGGTGTGTTGACCCTGATCAGGGCTAAAGCAGAGGACAGTGGGAATTATACCATCAGAGCAGAAATAGATGACCTGACTACCAGCAACAGCTTCTACCTTCAGGTGAAAG TTCCGCCTGTTATTGTGGAGCTGATGGATCTCCACCATGGTTCTGCTGCTGGCCAGGCAGTGGTGTGTACTGCTGGGGGTTTCCCCATCCCTGTTGTGGAGTGGTATATTTGCAAAAACATTAAACA CTGTGCCAACGATTCCTCCCCGTGGTTGCCTCTTCAGACCAACTCTACAGACATTTCGGTGGAATTACGTATCATTGAGGACAACCACATTGAGAGCCAGGTCGTCTTCGGCCATCTTAAGAGCACGATTGCTGTGCGTTGTCTGGCCAGGAATGACATGGGCATTGTTTCACGGGAAGTTAAACTAGTGTCAAGTG GTCCACATTCGGAGCTCACTGTGGCTGCTGCTGTTCTGGTGCTGCTGGTCATTGTCATCATCTCACTCATTGTGCTGGTCATTATCTGGAAACAG AAACCACGTTATGAGATCAGATGGCGTGTCATTGAGTCTGTCAGTCCTGACGGTCATGAGTACATCTATGTGGATCCCATGCAGCTTCCATATGACTCCCGATGGGAGTTCCCCCGGGATGGCCTTGTTCTAG GTCGTGTCCTGGGCTCTGGCGCATTCGGGAAGGTGGTGGAGGGCACAGCTTATGGACTGAGTCGTTCTCAGCCTGTTAAGAAAGTGGCCGTGAAAATGCTTAAAC CGACAGCGCGCTCCAGTGAGAAACAAGCTTTGATGTCGGAACTGAAAATTATGACTCACCTGGGCCCTCACCTGAACATTGTCAACCTGCTGGGAGCATGCACCAAATCAG GACCAATCTACATTATCACAGAGTATTGTTTCTATGGAGACCTGGTGAACTACCTGCATAAGAACAGAGATGGGTTTCTCAGCCGGTACACAGAAAAGGGCAAAAAAGATTTAGACATCTTTGGCATCAACCCAGCTGACGAGAGCAGCAGGAg CTATGTCATCCTCTCGTTCGAGGGGAAAGGCGAATATATGGACATGAAGCAAGCGGACACCATGCAATACGTCCCCATGCTGGAAATGAACGAAGCTTCAAAATACTCTCCCATTCAGAGATCAGACTATGACCACCCTCCCTCTCATAGACAGTTTAACG AGAGTGAAGTTGAGAGTCTTCTCTCAGATGACACCAATGAAGGACTGACGACAATGGACCTCCTCAGTTTCACCTATCAGGTGGCTCGAGGGATGGAGTTCTTGGCCTCTAAGAAT TGTGTACATAGAGACTTGGCTGCACGCAATGTCCTGCTGTCTCAAGGCAAGATAGTGAAGATATGCGACTTTGGGTTGGCCAGAGACATCATGCATGATAATAATTATGTCTCCAAAGGAAGT accttcCTTCCAGTGAAGTGGATGGCTCCTGAGAGTATTTTTGATAATTTGTACACTACACTAAGTGACGTCTGGTCTTATGGGATCTTATTGTGGGAGATCTTCTCTCTTG GTGGGACTCCTTATCCGGGTATGGTTGTGGATTCCAGCTTCTACAACAAGATTAAGAGTGGATACCGAATGACAAAACCTGAGCACGCTTCCAGTAATGT CTATGAACTTATGATGAAGTGCTGGAACAGTGAACCAGAGAAGAGACCGTCCTTCCTTGGCCTTAGTGAGACAGTGGCCTCCTTGCTACCCTCAGGATATATGAGG AGCTATGAACGTGTGAATCATGACTTCTTGAAGAGCGACCACCCTGCTGTGACCCGAGTGCAGTGCATTGACAATGATGATGCATACATGGGTGTGCTCTATAAGAACCAGGGCAAACTGAAGGATCGCGAGAGTGGGTTTGATGAACAGAGACTCAGCTCTGACAGTGGCTACATCATTCCTCTGCCAGACCTCGACCCATTGTCAAATGAAGACTACAGCAAGAGGAACCGGCACAG TTCTCAGACATCAGAGGAAAGCGCCATAGGCACGGGCTCTAGCAGCTCCATGACCAAGCGTGAGGGAGAGACCCTGGAAGACGTCAACTTGCTGGACGAGATGTGCTTGGACTCAGGAGACCTGGTGGAGGACAGTTTCCTGTGA